In a single window of the Hydrogenobaculum sp. 3684 genome:
- the purM gene encoding phosphoribosylformylglycinamidine cyclo-ligase, producing the protein MSTYKEAGVDIEKADRFVSFLKERLNNLNKNLKQALPFGAFAAGFLVEDCDLVITSTTDGVGTKLKIAQNVNVHNTVGIDLVAMNVNDIITTGSKPTAFLDYIAIGKIEESIINPLIEGIITGCEEANTPLVGGETAEMPSFYKEDEYDLAGFCIGVCKKDEIVTGQDVKEGDIIIAIPSSGFHSNGFSLIRYILEKHNIKYKDYIKEFGKELWEILLTPTRIYVKDVLELKNKIKIKAMAHITGGGIPGNLVRVIPDGLRAVIEKYPIPDLFLWFQKLGNINKEEMYKTFNMGIGFMIIIKEKDKEVALSTIKDSFVVGHIEQSKDNSKIVLNDI; encoded by the coding sequence ATGAGCACTTACAAAGAAGCAGGTGTTGATATAGAAAAAGCAGACCGTTTTGTAAGCTTTTTAAAAGAAAGACTTAACAATCTTAATAAAAACCTAAAACAAGCTCTCCCTTTCGGGGCTTTTGCGGCAGGTTTTTTGGTAGAAGATTGCGATTTAGTGATTACATCCACCACAGATGGGGTTGGCACAAAGCTAAAAATAGCCCAAAACGTAAATGTACACAACACGGTAGGCATAGACTTAGTGGCAATGAACGTAAACGATATAATTACCACTGGCTCAAAACCAACGGCATTCTTAGATTATATAGCCATAGGCAAGATTGAAGAGTCTATAATAAACCCACTGATAGAAGGTATTATAACAGGTTGTGAGGAAGCAAATACACCTCTTGTGGGTGGAGAAACTGCAGAAATGCCTTCTTTCTACAAAGAAGACGAATACGATTTAGCTGGGTTTTGTATAGGCGTTTGTAAAAAAGATGAAATTGTTACAGGGCAAGATGTAAAAGAAGGTGATATTATAATTGCTATACCCTCTTCTGGATTTCACAGCAACGGTTTTTCTCTTATAAGATATATATTAGAAAAGCACAACATTAAATACAAGGATTATATAAAAGAGTTTGGAAAAGAGCTTTGGGAAATACTACTAACCCCAACAAGGATATACGTAAAAGATGTTTTGGAGCTTAAAAACAAAATAAAGATAAAAGCTATGGCTCATATAACAGGAGGCGGTATACCTGGGAATCTTGTTAGAGTAATACCAGATGGTCTAAGAGCAGTGATTGAAAAATACCCTATACCGGATTTATTTTTATGGTTTCAAAAGCTTGGAAACATAAACAAAGAAGAAATGTACAAAACTTTTAACATGGGAATAGGGTTTATGATTATCATCAAAGAAAAAGATAAAGAGGTTGCTTTAAGCACTATAAAAGATTCTTTTGTTGTAGGGCATATAGAACAATCAAAAGATAATAGTAAGATTGTTTTAAATGACATATAG
- a CDS encoding energy transducer TonB → MTPRLKTRQKEYFILGILISLLLHIWLLIAFIHIKTKKPKKNKPIEITLVQKGVPNRAIVPPAIPMPPVPLQKPSKPHRISKPSIKPSTHNHVNRPSTQKYEALPSHILNSLPKSSYKPHIESQSKPTASSPAPSSKPNTKTSLPSTPMAKEGQKHYNAKANLNLNIKQFVKKEESVYQYLSWLIRYLNRQARERDLYPKEAKRLGIKGEVVVRVTINKDGTIDKSSLKVVQSSGYKILDESAPKIIYELSPFRKPPKKITINLPVYFLINGYY, encoded by the coding sequence ATGACCCCACGTCTTAAAACCCGTCAAAAAGAGTATTTTATTTTAGGTATTTTGATTTCTTTACTACTTCATATTTGGCTTTTAATAGCTTTTATCCATATAAAAACCAAAAAACCAAAGAAAAATAAACCAATAGAGATAACACTAGTACAAAAAGGTGTACCGAACAGAGCTATAGTCCCACCTGCTATACCGATGCCCCCAGTCCCTTTACAAAAACCTTCAAAGCCTCATCGCATTTCAAAACCATCAATAAAACCGTCAACTCATAACCATGTTAATAGACCCTCTACTCAAAAGTACGAAGCACTTCCTTCTCATATTTTAAACTCTTTGCCCAAAAGTAGCTACAAACCCCATATTGAATCTCAATCAAAACCAACAGCTTCTTCACCAGCACCATCTTCCAAACCAAACACAAAGACATCTTTACCTTCTACTCCTATGGCGAAAGAAGGACAAAAACACTACAATGCAAAGGCAAATCTAAATTTAAACATAAAACAATTTGTAAAAAAAGAAGAAAGTGTTTATCAATATCTTAGCTGGCTTATTAGATATCTTAATAGACAGGCTAGAGAAAGAGATTTGTATCCTAAAGAAGCTAAAAGACTTGGTATAAAGGGCGAGGTGGTGGTACGAGTTACTATAAACAAAGATGGAACAATAGATAAGTCTTCTTTGAAAGTTGTACAATCAAGCGGTTACAAGATTTTAGACGAAAGTGCACCAAAAATCATATACGAACTTTCCCCTTTTAGAAAACCACCAAAGAAGATAACAATCAATTTACCTGTGTATTTTTTAATAAATGGCTATTATTAA
- a CDS encoding NifU family protein: MEDKLQEVERILQMIRPALDTHHGNLKLVDVKDNVVYLQFEGGCSDCPVVDMSVKNVIDTSIKGNLRWVKKVEILYPKINISH; this comes from the coding sequence ATGGAAGACAAGCTTCAAGAAGTAGAAAGAATTTTACAGATGATAAGGCCAGCTTTAGATACTCATCATGGTAATTTAAAATTGGTGGACGTAAAAGACAACGTAGTTTATCTCCAATTTGAAGGTGGATGTTCCGATTGTCCTGTAGTGGACATGTCGGTAAAAAATGTTATAGATACATCTATCAAAGGTAATCTTAGATGGGTTAAAAAGGTAGAGATTTTATACCCTAAGATCAATATAAGCCATTAA
- a CDS encoding sulfurtransferase TusA family protein, which translates to MLDDIKADVEHNVCGTYCPIPISELSNQMKQMQIGQVIELIADDPGVVEDVPAWCKATGQEFLGIYEEDGEFHAFVKKVKE; encoded by the coding sequence ATGTTAGATGACATTAAGGCAGATGTAGAGCATAACGTATGCGGTACCTATTGTCCGATACCTATATCAGAGTTAAGCAATCAAATGAAACAGATGCAGATAGGACAAGTGATTGAGCTTATAGCAGATGATCCTGGTGTAGTAGAAGATGTGCCGGCGTGGTGCAAAGCCACCGGACAAGAGTTTTTAGGAATTTATGAAGAAGATGGTGAGTTTCACGCTTTTGTAAAAAAGGTTAAAGAGTAA
- a CDS encoding iron-sulfur cluster assembly scaffold protein — MFEYSDIVLDHFLNPRNVGVLEDANGVGQCGNPACGDAMLFTIKVNPQNDVIEDVRFKTFGCGSAIAVSSMLTEMIKGKDINYALNLTYKDIFDQLGGLPPQKIHCTNLGLETLHVAIRDYLTKQGRLEEANAIPTCFEESEEEESQEFGFLTT, encoded by the coding sequence ATGTTTGAATATAGTGATATAGTTTTGGATCACTTCCTTAACCCAAGAAACGTAGGGGTTTTGGAAGATGCCAACGGCGTAGGCCAATGTGGAAACCCAGCTTGCGGAGACGCTATGCTTTTTACCATAAAGGTAAATCCTCAAAACGATGTTATAGAAGATGTGAGGTTTAAAACCTTTGGATGTGGTTCTGCCATAGCGGTTTCTTCTATGCTTACAGAGATGATAAAAGGAAAAGATATAAACTATGCTCTAAATCTAACCTATAAAGATATATTTGACCAACTTGGTGGGTTGCCACCTCAAAAGATACACTGTACAAACTTAGGCCTTGAAACCCTTCACGTAGCCATAAGAGATTATCTTACAAAGCAAGGAAGACTTGAAGAAGCAAACGCTATACCAACATGCTTTGAAGAATCAGAGGAAGAAGAGTCTCAAGAGTTTGGTTTCTTAACCACATAA